From one Rhodamnia argentea isolate NSW1041297 chromosome 1, ASM2092103v1, whole genome shotgun sequence genomic stretch:
- the LOC115753323 gene encoding monocopper oxidase-like protein SKU5: MSEKGLQMPSGGSCSSFIPSSLFSAILVLGSLSRGLAEDPYVYFDWTVSYLSSSPLGVKQQVIGINGLFPGPILNITTNWNVEINVKNELDESVLLTWNGIQHRKNSWQDGVLGTNCPIPAGWNWTYQFQVKDQIGSFFYFLSLNFQRAAGGYGGIIINNRDVIPLPFATPDGDVTVFISDWYTKSHKKLRKDIEKGNDLGFPDGILINGFGPYQYDKELVQDGITYQIINVEPAKTYRFRVHNVGISTSLNFRIQNHNLLLVETEGSYTVQQIYANMDIHVGQSYSFLVTMDQNASTDYFIVASPRFINSSKFSKAAGVAVLHYSNSQGPALSPLPDPGENDAYASMNQARSIRWNVSAGAARPNPQGSFRYGEITVTDVYVILNRSPELINGKWRTTLNGISYLPPSTPLKLAQQFNLPGLYKLDFPNRLLNRPAKVDTSLINGTYKGFLEIIFQNNDTNVQNYHLDGYAFFVVGMDFGVWTESSRATYNKWDGVARCTTQVFPGAWTAILVSLDNAGIWNLRTENLDSWYLGQELYMTVVNPENDTTELQLPDNAIFCGLLSSLQNDQAQRFKFSGAPSISNASKASLIALVAVAFGCFVLSPS; this comes from the exons ATGAGCGAGAAGGGGTTGCAAATGCCCTCCGGCGGTTCTTGCTCCTCCTTCATCCCCTCGTCCTTGTTCTCCGCAATTTTGGTTCTTGGGTCGTTGAGTAGGGGTTTAGCAGAAGACCCTTATGTGTACTTCGACTGGACCGTGTCGTATCTCTCCAGTTCTCCCCTCGGAGTCAAGCAGCAG GTGATTGGGATCAATGGGCTGTTCCCAGGGCCCATTCTCAACATCACTACTAATTGGAATGTCGAGATCAATGTCAAGAATGAGCTCGATGAGTCAGTGCTTTTGACATG GAATGGAATACAACATAGGAAGAACTCTTGGCAAGATGGCGTATTGGGGACAAATTGCCCGATTCCTGCAGGATGGAATTGGACATACCAATTCCAGGTGAAAGATCAAATAGGGAGTTTTTTTTACTTCCTGTCCTTGAACTTCCAGAGAGCAGCGGGTGGATATGGGGGAATCATAATAAACAACAGAGATGTAATTCCACTACCTTTTGCAACACCAGATGGAGATGTTACAGTTTTTATTAGTGACTGGTATACTAAAAGCCATAAG AAACTTAGGAAAGACATAGAAAAGGGAAATGACCTTGGGTTTCCTGATGGTATCTTAATTAATGGCTTCGGACCCTATCAATATGACAAGGAACTTGTTCAAGATGGCATTACTTATCAGATAATCAATGTTGAACCAG CAAAAACGTACCGCTTTAGGGTGCACAATGTTGGTATTTCCACAAGTTTAAATTTCAGAATACAGAATCATAACTTACTACTGGTGGAGACTGAAGGATCATACACAGTTCAGCAAATTTATGCAAACATGGATATTCATGTGGGGCAGTCATACTCATTCTTAGTCACAATGGATCAAAATGCAAGCACCGACTACTTCATAGTTGCCTCTCCAAGGTTCATTAACTCCTCTAAGTTCAGTAAAGCCGCTGGAGTCGCTGTGTTGCACTACTCCAACTCCCAAGGGCCAGCTTTGAGTCCTCTCCCCGATCCTGGTGAGAACGATGCCTATGCCTCAATGAATCAAGCCAGATCCATAAG ATGGAATGTTTCTGCTGGCGCTGCTCGTCCCAATCCGCAAGGTTCTTTCAGGTATGGTGAGATTACTGTAACGGATGTGTATGTCATCCTTAACAGATCTCCGGAGCTTATCAATGGGAAGTGGCGTACCACCCTGAATGGTATTTCCTATTTACCACCTTCAACTCCCCTGAAGCTTGCACAGCAGTTCAACCTTCCCGGTCTTTACAAGCTTGATTTCCCGAACAGACTGTTGAACAGACCTGCCAAAGTTGATACTTCTTTGATAAATGGAACTTATAAAGGTTTTctggaaatcatcttccagaaCAATGACACTAATGTCCAGAACTACCACTTAGATGGCTATGCGTTCTTTGTTGTGGG TATGGATTTTGGAGTTTGGACAGAAAGTAGCAGAGCCACTTATAACAAATGGGATGGGGTTGCTCGTTGCACTACGCAG GTTTTCCCAGGTGCTTGGACAGCCATCTTGGTTTCGCTTGACAATGCTGGCATTTGGAATCTCCGCACTGAGAATCTTGACTCATGGTATCTGGGTCAAGAATTGTATATGACTGTTGTCAATCCTGAGAATGACACAACTGAGCTGCAGTTGCCTGATAATGCCATATTCTGCGGCCTCCTATCTTCGCTTCAGAA
- the LOC115753325 gene encoding uncharacterized protein LOC115753325 yields MLHFVLLTLLLSFLQSLAASHHSSSSASSIYEILKSHGLPMGLLPKGVTDFRIDADGQFEVYLDRACNAKFESELHYDRNVSGTLSYGQIGALSGISAQELFLWFPVKGIRVDIPSSGLIYFDVGVVFKQFSLSLFETPPDCTAVRAEEMGGFHDGKLIAEALSKSQSGKLRYRLDQGHFAREVL; encoded by the exons ATGCTCCACTTCGTTCTCCTCACGCTTCTACTCTCGTTCCTTCAGTCCCTCGCGGCCTCACACCACTCCTCGTCGTCGGCGTCGTCAATCTACGAAATCCTCAAGTCTCACGGCCTCCCGATGGGCCTCCTCCCGAAGGGGGTGACGGACTTCAGGATCGACGCCGATGGTCAGTTCGAGGTTTACTTGGATCGGGCCTGCAACGCCAAGTTCGAAAGCGAGCTGCACTACGACCGGAACGTCTCCGGGACGCTGAGCTACGGACAGATCGGCGCCCTCTCGGGGATCTCCGCGCAAGAGCTGTTCCTGTGGTTCCCCGTGAAAGGGATCAGGGTCGACATCCCGAGTTCCGGACTCATATACTTCGACGTCGGGGTGGTCTTCAAGCAGTTCTCGCTGTCACTGTTTGAGACTCCGCCTGATTGCACCGCGGTTAGGGCGGAGGAGATGGGCGGCTTTCACGACGGGAAATTGATCGCCGAGGCCTTGTCCAAG AGTCAATCGGGGAAGCTGCGATATCGACTTGATCAGGGGCATTTTGCAAGGGAAGTTCTTTAA